The genomic stretch GGCACAATGAAGGCTGTGAGGGACGGCGCGGTATACGTGATGGATCCGTACAAGATGTGCAGCCCCACCCCTGTTACCTTCGTTGAGGCCCTGGAGACCGTAGCGGGGCTACTTCACCCCGGACGCAGGGAAAGAGACAGACAGTAGTGAAAAGAAACATTCGATGGATCTTCGTGATCGCGGTCCTTTTTCTGGCGCTTGCCGGCGTATCTCTTCTCTCTCTGTGTACAGGAGCCGCAGCTATTCCGCCGGGACGGATCCTCACTATTCTGTTCACGGACGATGGAAGCACGTTCCGCAGTATTCTTGTCGATATACGCATTCCTCGGCTGATTCTCGGGTTTTCGGTGGGCGGGGCGCTGAGCCTCGCAGGAGTCATCCTTCAAGGGACGTTTCGGAACAATCTCGTCGAACCTTATACCTTAGGTATATCCGGTGGAGCAGCCTTGGGGGTTTCGGTGGCTGCCATTATGGGTCTTGGCCATATGTTAGGGGTATATGCCCAACCAGCCGCCGGATTTGCAGGCAGCCTCCTAGTGATCCTTTTTCTCTACCTCATGAACGCCAGTAGGGGGGCTTTAAAAGCCCCGAGCCTTCTCCTCACCGGGGTCATGGTGAGCTTCATATCATCTTCTTTTGTTCTCCTCATTATGTCTATTTCCAGGACAGAGCAACTCCATGATATCCTTTTCTGGATCATTGGTTCTCTCGGTGAAGCGGATTGGATCCTCGTGAAGTTCTCCCTGTTTGTGACCCTTTCCGGATTGGCAGTCTCCTATCTTTTCTGTGTTGACCTTAACGCCCTGGCTTTAGGGGAGGATGAGGCGCTACATCTTGGTGTCAACGTGGAGCGCACGAAACAGTCGGTTCTCGTCGTCGCGTCTCTCCTTGCCGGAGTGTCTGTATCTATTTCCGGGGTCATCGGTTTTGTGGGTCTCGTGGTTCCCCATTTTGTCAGGATGTGGGTGGGGGTAGACCACAGGATTGTTATGATCGCCTCATTTTTGTCGGGAGCCATCTTTCTGATCCTCTGCGATACTGCGGCCAAGACCCTTGTCATGCCAATGGAATTGCCGGTGGGGGTAATAACGGGAATCCTGGGCGGGATTCTTTTTATTTATGCCCTTACCAAAAAAGAGCTGTCTCTTGGGAGGCAGTAGATGCTCGAGATACGAAACCTCACGTGTGGATACGGGTCTGACCCGGTATTGAAGAATATAAGCGTAACGGTTAGGACCGGAGAATTCGTAACAATCATCGGACCCAATGGTTCCGGCAAGACCACGTTTATGAGGGCTGTCTCCAGAGTAATAAAGCCCGCCAATGGCCTCATTACTCTGGATGGCAGGAATGTGAGTGATTTCAGCTTCAAGGAGTTCGCCCGAATGGTCGCCGTTGCGGGCAATCTCCGGGATACGGATCTTCCCATGTCCGTTTTTGAGTTTGTGCTTCTGGGGAGGATACCTCACCTTAAGGGGTTGTCAGCGCTGGAGAACAGGACGGATTTCGCTCACGCCCATGACGCTATGGCCCTTACCGGGACTCTTGATCTTGGGAAGAGGTCCGTCAACAGTCTGAGCAGCGGAGAGAGGCAGATAGTTTTTATTGCCAGGGCGCTGGCACAGGAACCGCGCCTCCTTCTGCTTGACGAACCTACCAGTTACCTTGATATTACGCACCAGGCGAGAGTCATGGATCTGGTCAAAAAACTGAACAGTGAACAAAATCTGACCATCATTACCATCCTCCATGACCTCAATCTTGCTTCACATTATTGTGACAGGATTCTGCTCTTTAAGGATGGAACCTTAACCAGGGATGGTTCTCCCGGGGAAGTATTGACGAAGGAGATCTTAGAAGAGGTCTACAGGACGCCCGTCGTCATCCTCGAAAACCCCGCCACAGGAAGACCCTATGTGTGCCAATTACCCTCACCTCAGTAAATCACCGTTTCCTGTCAATTATGTCGCTCTTATCCTCCGCGTCCTATTTATCCCTCCCTCCATGGAAGAATTCCAGATATTTTTGCATCCAATATTCTTATGATTTTTGACGTTATTCCTTGACAATATCCGTCTGTTACAAATATACTAAATTTAAATGACAGCACCATAATTTTTCCCTCTGTATGAAACAACACAACATAACGTTCTACCCACACTGGCAACAAGGGGAGGCACTTTGCCTCTGAACCTGTCTCCAGGCATGCCCGTTGACGTCTCTTTGCTCCCCTTGCTTCCGGTAATGCGGCTATCTTCGACCCGCCGGAAGTGGCGTACCCCTATTCCGGGGACCACCGCTTGTCCCCTGAAGGTCGGCCTCTCATTAAGCGCATCAGAACCTTCCCTGGAGAACTTCTCTCCAGGGAAGGTTCTTTTTTTATATATCAAAAACAGGTGTATCGGCACGGTCTATGGCCGGGACGATGAAGATAGAACATTTCTCAAAATTAGCGGAGGGGCTACGATGGGGCGATGTGTGTCATATAAGCATATAGCCTGCGGCGGTGCTTTGCTGTACAGCGGGAAGTGTCAGAACGGACCCTGCCACGGGTTATCGCCGCCATCGGCGGCTATTACAGAGAGCCGGATCCGGTCTTTCCGTATGTCTCGGGCTTAAGGCAGACCGCCCGCCTTTTGCTGGCGGCATGTTTACCATTGCCCGTAAAAAGATTGTTGCACCTTTGGGCGATAAAGCAAGATTCATGGTAATACAGCTTCATCTAATTAAAAACTTTCAATAAAGGAAGATGGCGAGTGTTTGCCGCCAAGATATTTACAAAAGAATGTGAAGGCATCTACGATAGATACATAATGCGATTGATAACCCATTTTGATCTGCGCAATGAGATAACTGAATGGGTAAAAAGACGTAGTGGGTATATTGAAGTAGTGTTTCTTTGAAGGGTGATTACAAGAAATCAAAACACACATTATCCGAGACTTGCTTCCCGGAAAAGGAGATCTTAATTATGAAAAACAGAAAAAACATGTGCTTAGCCATACTCTTATCAGCTGTGCTTATGCTGACGCTGATGCCATTTATGGTAAGCGCAGATACAAAGCCGGAGATACAGGTGAGCGGGCCCATGCAGCAGGTAGAGCGGGTGCAACCACTACAACAAACAATACCACAAGTACCACTAACGACGGCGTTCACCGCCAAGGCTCTTGCAGGGGGCGTCGGAGGAAGCCACACTTCCCTCGCCCTTAAAGACGACGGTACGGTATGGGCCTGGGGATGGAATGCTTTTGGTCAGCTTGGCATAGGGACTGCCGTTGACTATCGCCCCACCCCCGTGCAGGTGAAGGGCCCGCTCGGCAAGGGTAATTTAACCGGTATTACGGCCCTGGTTGCAGGACACTATCATTCCCTCGCCCTTAAAGACGACGGTACGGTATGGGCCTGGGGATGGAACCATTGCGGTGAAATCGGCGACGGGACCAGTGAGTCTTGCAATTTCAAAATGCCCCTAGACCCGCCGCCCACTATTATTCGCCCCACCCCCGTGCAGGTGAAGGGCCCGCTCGGCAAGGGTAATTTAACCGGTATTACGGCCATTGCCGGGGGAGGCTGGCGCTCCCTCGCCCTTAAATACGACGGTACGGTGTGGACATGGGGATGGAATGGTTGGAGTACACTGGGCGACGGGACCAACGATAGCAAGCCTCACCCCACCCCCGTGCAGGTGAAGAATTTAACCGGTATCAAGGCCATTGCCGGGGGATACAATTATGTCCTTGTCCTTAAATACGACGGTACTGTGTGGGCATGGGGGCAGAATGATGGTTCCGGTGAACTGGGCGATGGGACCACTACTAATAGAAATACCCCCGTGCAGGTGAAGGGCAAAGACGGCGTGGGTTATTTAACTGGTATTACGGCTCTGGCTGCTGGTAGCAATCACTCCCTGGCAATAAAAAGCGACGGCTCGGTATGGGCATGGGGGTATAATCCTTGGGGTCAATTAGGCGATGGGACCAGTGGGTCCTCTAACAATCGCTCCACCCCCGTTGAGGTGAAGACGACCCTGATCATTCATCCCCTATCCGATAGAACTCCTTAAGCCTCATAATTGACGGTACGATGTGGACATGGAGGGATATAATGTTCAAGTCAGATAGGCTACGGGACCGCTGCTAATGGAAAAGGAGGTAAAGAATGAACATTATGCAGGACCTTATACCCGCGGGGCGGAGGAATAGACCCGGCAGGGCTAACCCCATGACGTTTATAACGATTCACAACACGGGCAACAGGTCAAAAGGTGCGGACGTGAAAAGCCACGCAGCGTACATCAAAGGCGAAAAAGCCACAAACGGACCCGTATCGTGGCATTACACAATGGACGAAAAGAACATATACCAGCACTTGCCCGACAATGAGGACGGCTTCCACGCCGGGGACGGAAACCGTAAAGGCATAGGTATTGAAATTTGCATGAACAGCGACGGCGATTTACAAGGCGCGACGGACATGGCGGCGGAGCTTACGGCGTATTTATGTAAGGAGCATAATATCCTTGTTGCAAATGTCGTACAACATAATCAGTGGAACAAGACGAAAGATTGTCCGCAGCTTTTACGCAGCGGCAGTTCCTACCCATGGGACGTGTTTATCAACAAAGTCGTGGCATTGTTAGGGATAAGCTCACCTGCGCGACCACCGCAAACGACAAAACAATATGGGACTTTCTCAAAAGCAAGGGGTTAAACGACTTTGCCGTGGCGGGTCTTATGGACAATCTATACGCCGAAAGCACGCTTTGTTTGACTTTGCGAAAGCAACGTGCTTGTCAATAGGCGACTTGACCATGCAGCTTGAATTCATGTGAAAGAACTGCAGGGTGGCGTTATGACCGCCCTTAGAGGCGCGAAAACTGTTCGTGAAGCGTCAAACGATACTTACGCAATACGAAAAACCAAAAGACAAAGGCGAGGAGGTAAAGAAGCAACGGGAGAAGTACGGGCAAGGCTACTTTGACAAATTCACGGACAAGCCCTCCGCGCCCACAGCCTTTAAGAAAGGGGACATAGTACAGTTTACGGGCGGCGAGTATGTATCAGCAGACGCCGCAAAAGCCGCCAACACGCGCCCCGCAAGCCGTTGCAAGGTAACCCAGACAGCAAGTAGCGGGAAATATCCGCTTCACCTTGTATCAGAGGACGGCGGCAAAGTATTTGGGTGGGTTGCCGCCGTGCATGTTTCGGCAATCGAACAAACCCCCACCGGAGCCGGGTCCCATTACGCCGTACACGGTCAGGGTAGATAAGGGGACAAGCTACCGCAAAGACGCAGGGGATAGCTTTGCCGTTGCGGGGACGATAAACGACAACGGCGTATATACCATTGTCGAGGAATTGACCGACACCACCGGGAAAAGGTGGGGTAAACTCAAAAGTGGCGCGGGGTGGTTGCATCTTTCCGCCGTTACGAAAATATAACTGTGTCCGATCCTGACACATGAAAACGCAAAAATGCCTGCCGCGGCCCTTGTTTTCGCTATCCCCGTCGGCTTGTGTCCCATTACGTGGTGTGAGAAAATGCCTGCCGAGGCTTAATCCGTACGGCGCCATATCGGTCCTGAGGCGGTTGACCGTATGCTCGAAAAAATAAGCAAGCCGCGATTAGAATGGGGGTGTTGCTGCACGGAATGATACCAAAATAACAATGTCAAGAAAGACAGCAGCCCGGGCCGCCCCGGGCATTGCCGGTCAATAAACTTCTATTTCACGATGTTCGACAGCACAAGGACTGTCGCGTACGGAAAAAGCATGAGAAGTATTATGGAAATTATGTAAGACGGGATATAGTAGAGACTCCCTCTGAACACGGTCCCCAAGGGGATGTCTTTTGCCATCCCCGCCACGACGTAACAGCAGATACCTATTGGGGGCATGATTGATCCCATGGTGGTGACAATACATATTACCTGGCCGAACCATATTGGGTCATATCCCATCTGCATGACGATAGGGTAGAATATGGGTAGTGAAACGAGAAGGAACGCGAGGGCATCCATAACACAGCCTCCTATAATGTAGCAGAGTATAATGATCCAGAAAAGCGCCCAGCCAGGAAGGGTGAGGCTTGATATCATGGATGCAGCCTCGTAAGGTAGACGTGTCACAGCTAAGAACCTGCCGAAGATGACAGCACCCGCCACTATTGTGAATACGAGACAGGAGATGCGGAGTGTATCCACAATTGAGGCGATAAAGCCTTCCCATGTAATTTTTTTCCGCACGAGGCACAGGACGAGCGCTATGGCGCAGCTTGCCGCCGCAGCTTCCGTCGCGGTGACCACTCCGGTGAAAAGGGCATACATGATGATTATAAAGAGAATCGTGATATCGATGAGGTCTGGAAGGGCTTTCAGTCTTTCCAGCCATGTGCTTTTTGGGCCTTTAGGTCCCCACTCCGGGTTCCGCCGGCATATATAGATCACGGTGGCCGCGATAAGGATGGTCAATATGGCGCTGGGGATCACATTCCCGAAGAAAAGCTTACCGATGGATTGCCCCGTATAGAGGCCATAGACCACAAGGACGATACTGGGTGGGATGAGAACGCCCAATGTTGCGCCAGCTGCTACCGAACCAGCGCTCAGTTGGGGATGGTAGTTGTACTTTTTCATCTCCGGTATGGCAATGGTGCTCATGGTGGCGGCGGTCGCAGTATTGGAGCCGCTGATTGCGGAAAAGATGGCGCATGCCATGATGGTCGTTATGGCAAGGCCGCCTTTATACTGGCCGAACCACTTGTAAGTCACCTTGTAGAGGCCGTTGCTATAGCCGCCGTAATGGGCAAACTCGCCTACCAGGATGAACATGGGGATTACGGTGAGACCGTAACTCGAGAAGATATTCCAGAGCTCCGTTCCTATCATGCCAAGGGCCGCCTTCATGGAGGTGACATACGCTACTCCTAAGAAACCGACAAGGGCCATGGTAAACCCTGCAGGTATTTTAAACAGGAACAGGATAGCGAACATAATGATGATGCCGTATATACCAACGATAGGTCCGTCCATCTAATTTTCCTCTTTCTTCTTAAATGTTTTAAGCAAATCAATGAGGAGCGTGAGAGACAACGTTCCGAAGCCCAGTGAGACGCAAAAAACAAAAGGATAGTATATGATCTTCATAGTTTCGGAGACTTCATGGGATTCCCATATCTTCATACCCCACACAAAGATCTGCCATGTTACAATTGAGAAGAATATGAGGGTCACGAAATAGTTGATGCGGTCAAGGAACCGGTTGAGCGGACCAGGAAATTTTTCGGTAAGAATGTCAACGACGATATGGTCTTTCTTTTTCTGGGTGTAACCGAGGGCAAAGGCGATCACCACCGCTCCCAAGAACGAGACGATCTCGTAAGCCCCCATGTAAGGCATGTGAAAAATACGGAGCACTACGTTGCTGGTGGCAAGGATCATGAGTCCCAGTACCGCGACGCCTCCCAGAATTAGAAAGAGCTTGTTGAGAAATATATTCAGCCTGTCAAGATGATTCATCGTTTTCTCCAAGTAAAAGATCGGCAAGGCGGGTGCCTTGGATAATGTCCGTTATGCCGCCCGTTTTGCCGCGCCTGTCATTTATTTACTTTCTCGTATTTTGCTTTCAAGAGATAGGTATCTTTCAATATTTGCTCTCCCGGAAGCCCCTGGCCCGTCACCCTCTTTGTGTAGTCGTCGACCATGGGTTTTAAGAGTTTCAGCATCTCGGTTCTGTCTGTCTTTGAAAATGTGATTACCTGGTGGTTGTACTTCTGCTTAGACCAGGCAAGGGACTCCTTTACATGGTTGTCCACATATTTTCCCGTCCATTCCGCCTGCTCCCTTCGTAAGTCGTCGATCACTTTCTTTACATCGGAAGGGAGAGAGTTCCATTTATCTTTATTCATCACCACCGCAAAGGAGGCGACAAAGAGGTTTGCCTCCGTGGCAAAGGGGCAATAAGCGGCAAAGTTGATGTCTTTCAATACCTCCAGGGAGGAGACGATTCCCTTCACCACACCCTTCTGTATCGCCTCAGGGGTCTCGGATTGAGGCATGGCGACAGGGATCCCCCCCAATCTTTTGATTACATCGGCGCCGGTACCCGATACCCTGAGTTCCATGCCTTTCAAATCCTTCAAGGACTTTGCCGGCTTACTTGTCATGATGTCTGCCGGAGGGCAGGTAAATAAGGTGATAATCTTCACCTTTTCAAATTCCTTGGGTTTATATTTCTCCACGAGATCGTATAATGTAAGGCTTGCCGCCTTCGCGGAGGCGAATCCCAGTGGAAGGTCAACTGCCTCCGAGATCGGGAAGCGACCCGGCTGGTAGCTCATGGCGAAGTTGCCGATATCGGCCATGCCGGTCAATACCCCGTCGAAGATATTCTTCGCAGGCAGGAGCGTGCTGCCGGGGAATGTTTGGACCTTCACCTTTCCGCCCGTTCTCTTTTCGACTTCTTTTGCCCATCTCTCCATCTGGACGCAGGGGAAGGTAGTGGCGGGAGGGAAGTTCGCATACTTCAGGGTGATGGTTTGGCTTTTCGCGGAAAAAGGACAGACGAGGAGGGAGACGGTGAAAAAAACAAAGAGAACGATGACAACTGTTAACTTCCTGCTGCTCATGGGGTACCCCCTTTAAATGTGATTATGGTACTGCTCATACCCTGGCCGCTCATGCACCTTTTCGGGGAATAGGCACGGCAGAGCGGCGAAGGCCTGTAATATAAAAATAAAAAAGGCCATGATACGACTCATGGCCTTTAAACAAAATCGGCCATGAACGGTGTGAAACCGTCCATGGCCAGATAATTACGGTCTCACACCTACAATATTTGCTGCCACCGCCAGCTTAATTTGGATATAATTGTTGCGTTGATCATAGTAGTCATATAGCATGTAGGTAGCGCGAAGTCAAGTTATATAGATCCAAGCGCTTGGTTGAGGGAGTATTTTCGTTGACAATATACGATCTTTCCGCTTATAACAAAGCTCATGCCTGGGTGGCGGAACAGGTAGACGCAAGGGACTTAAAATCCCTCGGTCCTCGCGGCTGTACGGGTTCGATTCCCGTCCTAGGCATTTCAAGAGATAATTAAAAAATGCAATGAAGTTGGACCTTGTAAAATGCTGGTCCTTGTCATTATCTATGGGGAAGATAACCGTCGGATTATCAGGAGTGACAAATAATCGCCAAGACATAAGTGGTACATAGAAATCTATCCTGAGTTTTTGTTGACTTCTTGGGAATGGCGCCGCTTTCGCGGTAAACGTCAATTCACCATTGAAAACGGTGCCGCCAGAGGTACCCCCGCCTACTTCGCCAGGAGACGTATTCTATTGAGAGGCCGCGCCGCGCAAGGCTGGCATTTTGTCCAGTCCTAACACGGGATGTTCTTCTTGATTAGACCCGCAATGGGTATTCTAAAATGGTTATTGCGCTGAATTTTGGGTAAGATTTTTAGAGACGTCTTTTTTGCTTCCGCTCATAGTGAAGCGCCACTTGCAGAATAGCTTTTCGGGATGAGGGTCGGGAGGAGCAAAGATACATTCGACCTGAACGTTACTGTCAACCTCCTTAACGATACTCTCAAATTCACCCAAGTGCATATCCTTACAGTCATATTCTCCTACACCTTTTTTTAGCCGAGCCTCCTGAGAACTGCAATGGGGCGCCGACAGTATCACTTCTTCGTCTTTCTCCTCAATGTCAAATCCACTTATCAGCGACCAGGGAGAATACCTGAGGACTTTGGCGACGGCTTTCAGCCCTTTTTCCTCAATAGAGAACTTCTCTTTGATTTCCCGGGTCATGATCTTGCCCATCCTGTGCCACACTTCTTCGTTCATCCTGATTGCTGCATCGTAACCGTATGTATGTTCCACTCCGAGAAACCAGAACCCATCAACCCTTCTGAACGTGTTCAGCATAAACTCGACGTATAGCCACAGTTGTTCGTTATCAAATTGAAGTGTATTCATGGTATTCCCTCCTTATTTTACACATTATCATTGATTTACCTCGAAATGCAAAACTATTTGATGATAAAAAACGTTTTCACAGGTTGTGTGTCTTTGGTTCTATATGGAATAAAAACGCGAAGCTGCCGGCTTATTTGCTTGACTATTCTTGGTCGAAAAATGACTCCTATACACCAAACGGTATAGAAAAAAAGAGAGGAATTGAAAAGATGCAACCAACGTAAAAACGTCTCTTAAAATGTATCATGTTCTAAAAACAGTATCTTTGAAAGATTATGGTTTTCCTGGTGCGCGTCAGTCCGGGATCGGAAAGGTTGATATCCGGCCTGCTCAATGGGAGCCTTTAAGCAGTAAGCAACTCCATGGAATGTTAGAGCCTTGTTGTATGGAGAAATTGTCGGGTATATCAGTAATCCCATGAATAGGGCGCTCAGGGATTTTCTGTTTCACGAATGACGCAGGTGCCTATATCGGTATACCCTTGCTCTCGGGAAGATTGAAGTTCAATTGGGGGAATGGCGCAGGGGTAAAGGAGAGTAGAAATATAAGGAGGATCACAAAGGCAAGGGCCTTCCTCTGGCTGTCGAGTTCTGTTTCCATATCGGCAGGCTGAGGATGACGTCTGCCGAAGATAATGAGGAGTATGACGAGAAGGAGCCAGCCGGGATTATAAAAAATCGCGGTGAGTCCGAGGGCTATGACGACTGTTATGAAGATCCATTTGCTTTTTTCACCAAATACGGCGTAAAGCACATGCCCTCCGTCAAGTTGTCCTACGGGAAGGAGATTTAGGGCTGTGATGAAAAAGCCGACCCATCCCGCATACCCTATCGGGTGGAGTACCAGATCGTAGCCGGTAGGTATCTCGCCCACGATGAGATGTTGGAGGATCTGGAATATGAGAGGGTCGCCGAGTCGGACAAAGGGTGCGTCCGGAGCAACGATCTGAATCGTGGACCATTTGATACCCAGCATGGCAAAGGGGACTGCCGCGATAAAACCAGCCAGGGGGCCGGCGGCACCGATATCGAATAGAGCTCTTTTGTTTGTGATGGAGCCCTTCACCTTTATTATGGCGCCCAAGGTACCGAAGGGCGAGAGAGGGAAAGGGATGAAGTAGGGGAGGGTCGCGGGCATGCCGTAATGCCTGCTCATGAAGTAGTGACCCATCTCGTGGGAGAGGAGTATGGTCATGAGGGGAATGCTGTATGCGAGACCCTGCACGAAATAGGTGGAAGCTATGGTGAGGATAAAAAGTATGATTTTTACCATGCCTTAAGCCTCTATCAGTGCCTCTTCCATGAGGACGCGCTCATGCTTTGTGCCGCTTTTTATGGCCACGTCAAGAGCGGTCAACATATCTAAAAAGGCGATGAGGTCCTGTTTCGAGATTTGCTCACTTGTTTTGGAAAGTTTGAACGCATAATAGGGTTTCTGGAAAGGCAGATAGTGCTTCTTCTCCGAGGGCTTGATACCTGAACTGCCTTTCCATTTGGCGAACGTCTTTGAGAAGACCGAATACTCTTGGTTCGCGGTGAACACCTCCTCCATGTCCTTAGCGTGAATGAGAAGCCTTGTCTGCCTTACGAGGAAGCTGTGAATGGCGAGAACGTGAAGGCCGTTCCCCAGAAGGTTCTCGAATACCGCAAGGGCCTGTTTTTTGTCCTTCCTTGAGAAAGCGTCGAAAAGGGCAAACATGCTCTCCTCATGGGTCTCGGTTCCTACCGCGAGAATATCTTTCGACTTTATCTCGCCCCGTTCTCCCACATAGGAGACAAGTTTCATGACTTCCATGTCGATCATTGATTCGTCTTTGATCCTGTTGGTGAGTAGCTGCAGGGCCTGATGGGTCATCTTTTTTTCATATTTCCTGATGAGCAGCCGTACGCGCTCTTCAATGCGCCGTTCTTTCTTATGCTCCATGACGACCGTCTTGCCTTCAATAAGCCGATGACCGTCAGAAGGAGGGGAGGTGAGGTAGATGATGACGTGAACGCGTTCCTTCAGTGAGAGAAGCTGCTTTTTTACGTCGTGGACCAGTTCCTTGTCGGGGTCAATGACGACCAGGACGAATTCCGTATTAATGAAGAGAGCGGATGAGCGTTCAATGATGCGGTCGCGGGCATCCTTCCCACCGATTATCTCGACCTCGGGGTGCTCCGAACATTGCCGGGAAAGAGTATGGATGTCCTCCAGCGCGTTGTCTTTAGATCCGTGAGCGGTGATGATCTCCCGTTTTTGCGTACTGTCCAACATACCTTAAGTTACTATACCCCAATGTTTTTTTCAATAAACGACGACCCACGAAGGAGAGGACGGAAGATGTGAGATGGTCTGCAACTTTCGCCAAATGCCCCGGTTCACTCCACCGATTAGCTCGGTAAAATGTACCATAAAACGTAAATAATTAAATAGAAAATGCTCTAGAGATGGCTTCAAGAGAGTCCTGATTTGAACAGGACAACTTGACCCTTCAAAGATTTTGTCAACGACAGGTAAACCATATTATACTCTTTGCCGTGAAAGTGCTCCTCATACAACCGCCCATCGAGGATTTCTACGACACGTCCATACGGACTTATCCCTTGGCGCTCCTATATCTGGCTGTTAGGATTCGGGATATCTCGGATGTAATAGTGATGGATATGAGGACGGGGCACAGACGCGTGGTCCCTGGGATGCATCCTTTTCCCGACCTTGCGGACTATTACCGTGACGGGGTGCGTACGCCGTTTTCATTTTTCGGACGGTATTACCGGTTTGGCCTTGATAAGAACGAGATAAAGAAGGAGATTGCAAAGGAAAAACCTGATGTGGTCTCCATATCTTCCCTGTTTACCACCTACTCTCTTGAAGCCATTGAGGTCGCGAGGCTTGCCAAAGAGGTGGACCGAGGGATTGTAACGGTCATGGGAGGAATCCACCCTACCCTTTTTCCCCGCCATGTGCTTGAGTCCGCATCGGTTGACTATGTGATAAGAGGAGAAGGGGAGACCCCGCTTTTTGAGCTGCTAACGGCACTTTCCCGGGGTGTGGCCGGTAAAGATCTCACCATCAATGGCCTTTGCTTCAAGGAAGGGGGTGGTTTCCGCATTTCCGAACCCAACATTGAAGAGGATATCGACATGATACCGGACCGCGGATTCCTTGATCCTGCCAAATATCGGATTGGCAGGAAGAATTACTCTTTCCTGTTGACATCAAGAGGCTGTCCGTTTCACTGCTCCTTTTGCGGCCGACCATCCATCCCTTACAGGAAAAGGAGTCTTGGGAGTATTGAAGAGGAGATCGGGGTTTTCAAGGATCTCGGCATTGGCGCTGTCGATTTCGAGGATGACATGCTGAATCTCGATCCTTACTTTTTCAGGCATGTTCTGGATCTCCTCAATGGCAAGGGATTTACCCTCTCCGCCATGAATGGAA from Syntrophobacterales bacterium encodes the following:
- a CDS encoding B12-binding domain-containing radical SAM protein gives rise to the protein MTLQRFCQRQVNHIILFAVKVLLIQPPIEDFYDTSIRTYPLALLYLAVRIRDISDVIVMDMRTGHRRVVPGMHPFPDLADYYRDGVRTPFSFFGRYYRFGLDKNEIKKEIAKEKPDVVSISSLFTTYSLEAIEVARLAKEVDRGIVTVMGGIHPTLFPRHVLESASVDYVIRGEGETPLFELLTALSRGVAGKDLTINGLCFKEGGGFRISEPNIEEDIDMIPDRGFLDPAKYRIGRKNYSFLLTSRGCPFHCSFCGRPSIPYRKRSLGSIEEEIGVFKDLGIGAVDFEDDMLNLDPYFFRHVLDLLNGKGFTLSAMNGIYTGNLDTTALKRMYEAGFRRLNFSLVDISKPVMERQKRLFPWNFLSLLPWLEDSPYLVETHFIIGLPDQTPGEILETLIFLMGKRLLPGPSIFYLAPGSPIFDETVGLNWEDRVRSLRSSAMFPVNPLIPRDTLFTFMKLTRFINYVKNLADLEPGVKRLSDLAGRLPAGVSPIDWEIVSTLVRERRFVSYDPGRRQFQEEPQDASLVKRFFEQSKGLAVRGFRTSHSLKMD